A single Pseudobacteroides sp. DNA region contains:
- a CDS encoding aspartate-semialdehyde dehydrogenase — protein sequence MKKVKLAVCGATGMVGRTFLKVLEERNLPIEEIYFFSSARSAGSTVTFNGKNYTVEELTETSFDRGIDIALFSAGGSTSEKFSPIAAAKGCVVVDNSSAWRMDPTVPLVVPEVNSHDIQWNKGIIANPNCSTIQAVVALKPLHDKYKIKRIVYTTFQAVSGAGMKGYADLEEGLKGEAPKKFPHPIANNVLPHIDVFLENGYTKEEEKMIKETKKIMGDQNLKITATTVRVPVFNGHSESINVEFEKPYDLNELKEVLRNAPGVIVQDDPANNVYPLPIYASGKDETFIGRIRRDESVESGVNLWVVADNIRKGAATNAVQIAQELIKMWSK from the coding sequence ATGAAAAAAGTTAAATTAGCGGTATGCGGTGCAACAGGAATGGTTGGAAGAACATTTTTAAAGGTTCTTGAAGAAAGGAATTTACCTATTGAAGAAATATATTTCTTCTCTTCTGCAAGATCTGCAGGATCAACAGTAACATTCAACGGAAAGAATTACACTGTTGAAGAGCTTACAGAAACATCCTTTGACAGGGGTATTGATATCGCCCTGTTTTCAGCGGGAGGAAGCACCAGTGAAAAATTCTCACCTATCGCTGCTGCAAAGGGCTGCGTAGTTGTTGACAACAGCAGTGCCTGGAGAATGGATCCTACAGTTCCCCTCGTAGTACCTGAAGTAAATTCACATGATATCCAATGGAACAAAGGAATTATAGCAAACCCCAACTGTTCAACAATTCAGGCTGTGGTTGCATTAAAGCCTTTACATGATAAATATAAGATTAAAAGAATTGTATACACTACATTCCAGGCAGTTTCGGGAGCAGGTATGAAAGGTTATGCCGATCTTGAGGAAGGCCTTAAGGGAGAGGCACCTAAAAAGTTCCCTCATCCTATAGCAAACAATGTTTTGCCTCACATAGATGTATTTTTGGAGAACGGGTACACTAAAGAAGAAGAAAAAATGATTAAAGAAACAAAGAAAATCATGGGTGATCAAAATCTCAAGATCACTGCTACTACAGTTAGGGTTCCTGTTTTTAACGGTCACAGCGAATCAATAAACGTTGAATTTGAAAAGCCTTATGACTTAAATGAGCTTAAAGAAGTGCTAAGAAATGCACCTGGAGTTATCGTTCAGGATGATCCGGCAAACAATGTATATCCACTCCCTATCTATGCATCTGGTAAGGATGAAACCTTCATAGGAAGAATCCGTCGTGATGAAAGCGTTGAAAGTGGAGTAAATCTTTGGGTTGTTGCAGACAACATAAGAAAAGGTGCGGCTACAAATGCAGTTCAGATCGCACAGGAGCTTATAAAAATGTGGAGTAAGTAA
- a CDS encoding SpoIID/LytB domain-containing protein yields the protein MFNKAVSRSFNYFKHYKFKELSLRRIKIAIVIITLIISNTYFGYSTSSAGITVPDKVRIGLYYESTAISNFTVSAEKGLTIGSCSNDVFTPIYMEPSNGLVTIRKDAYLSMKNGKLTEYKPIDKSIPEGEKLGPIHIQIGDSYNDQNSAKEALNVIKSTGLAAYLAYVDTWQVWSGFYIDQSSAQADIDSVFKQLLPGYALTPVLQAPNRIVVANPSGETVLVIGSDINILQIKPNQENNPYIFKIDNNNTLRYRGDLEVRRITGSDMTLINILPPEQYLYGVVPAEIGSSSDPEALKAQAVSARTYMLGTMSKHKKHFFNLCTTTSCQVYKGFAGEYATTNKAVDDTAGKKLTYQGKLAEVFYFSSSGGRTEDVKNVWGSDIPYLKSVEDKYESGKSYNYNWEVTLTASKIKEIMSGRGYDLGDITGVAITKTSDAGRVTELVISGTKGQRTYKLDGCRTVFGFNSQWYTIVSDAVVPFKKSDNTIVQTQLASKKVMTAGGLKDLAVKNGGVTVIGADGVKKTVSAAPQSYKFVGKGWGHAVGMSQNGAMGMAKAGYKYDQILTHYFQGTVIE from the coding sequence ATGTTTAATAAGGCTGTTTCAAGAAGCTTTAATTATTTTAAGCATTACAAATTCAAGGAATTGTCCTTAAGAAGAATTAAGATTGCTATAGTTATCATAACCTTAATCATTTCAAATACATATTTCGGTTATAGCACAAGTAGTGCAGGAATAACTGTTCCGGACAAGGTAAGAATAGGGTTGTATTATGAGTCAACCGCAATTTCCAATTTTACTGTAAGTGCCGAAAAGGGACTTACAATAGGAAGTTGCAGTAATGATGTTTTTACTCCAATTTACATGGAGCCTTCTAATGGGCTTGTCACTATTAGGAAAGATGCTTACTTATCAATGAAGAACGGCAAGCTTACGGAATACAAGCCTATAGATAAGAGCATTCCCGAAGGTGAAAAACTTGGGCCGATACATATTCAGATAGGGGATTCCTATAATGATCAAAACTCTGCAAAAGAGGCTTTAAACGTTATTAAATCAACAGGACTTGCTGCATACCTGGCTTATGTGGATACATGGCAGGTATGGTCCGGATTTTATATCGATCAAAGCTCTGCTCAAGCGGATATTGACAGCGTTTTTAAGCAGCTTCTTCCTGGATATGCCCTAACACCTGTATTGCAGGCACCAAACAGAATAGTTGTGGCCAATCCTTCAGGAGAAACTGTCCTTGTAATTGGAAGTGACATAAATATTCTTCAGATAAAACCAAACCAGGAAAACAATCCATATATATTTAAAATAGATAACAACAACACATTGAGATACAGAGGGGACCTTGAGGTTAGAAGGATTACCGGAAGCGATATGACCCTTATTAATATACTTCCGCCTGAGCAGTACCTATATGGGGTTGTGCCTGCTGAGATTGGGTCAAGCTCTGATCCTGAGGCCTTAAAGGCTCAGGCTGTATCTGCAAGGACTTACATGCTGGGTACTATGTCAAAACATAAAAAGCACTTTTTTAACCTATGTACAACAACTTCATGTCAGGTTTACAAAGGTTTTGCCGGTGAATATGCAACAACAAACAAGGCTGTAGATGACACAGCAGGCAAGAAGCTTACTTATCAGGGCAAGTTAGCCGAGGTCTTCTATTTCAGCTCGAGCGGCGGACGTACAGAGGATGTAAAAAATGTATGGGGAAGCGACATTCCATATTTGAAGAGTGTAGAGGATAAATACGAATCGGGAAAATCCTACAACTACAATTGGGAGGTCACTTTGACAGCAAGCAAGATTAAAGAAATAATGTCAGGAAGAGGATATGATCTGGGGGATATAACAGGCGTAGCCATTACCAAGACTTCTGATGCAGGAAGGGTAACAGAGCTTGTTATAAGCGGTACAAAAGGCCAAAGGACATACAAACTTGACGGTTGCAGGACTGTTTTCGGCTTTAACAGCCAGTGGTATACCATTGTTAGTGATGCGGTGGTTCCTTTTAAAAAGTCCGATAACACCATAGTACAAACACAGCTTGCATCAAAAAAGGTTATGACAGCCGGAGGTCTTAAGGATTTGGCCGTAAAAAACGGAGGTGTCACTGTAATTGGTGCAGATGGAGTTAAAAAGACAGTATCGGCTGCTCCTCAAAGTTACAAGTTTGTAGGAAAAGGCTGGGGGCATGCAGTGGGAATGAGCCAGAACGGTGCAATGGGCATGGCAAAGGCAGGGTATAAATATGACCAGATTCTGACACATTATTTCCAAGGCACGGTTATTGAATAA
- the queA gene encoding tRNA preQ1(34) S-adenosylmethionine ribosyltransferase-isomerase QueA: MKVKDFYYDLPEELIAQEPILDRDMSKLLVLDRNSGKTQHKIFKNVKDYLSEGDCLVLNDTRVIPARLYGEKEGTGSPIEFVLLKRVNGDVWEVILKPGRKAQIDRRFSFGGGILKAEVIDIVEQGNRLVRFEYEGIFEHILDKIGLMPLPPYITRRLDDKERYQTVYSKNKGSAAAPTAGLHFTRELLEELVDMGVNIVYVTLHVGLGTFRPVKVENITEHYMHSEFYTISDNACNVINNARLSGKKVIAVGTTSVRVLETVGDEKGRVAPGSGNTSIFIYPGYSFKVVDSIITNFHLPESTLIMLISAFAGRENVLNAYNEAIREKYRFFSFGDAMMIL; this comes from the coding sequence ATGAAGGTTAAGGACTTTTATTATGATTTACCTGAAGAATTGATAGCACAGGAGCCTATATTGGACAGAGATATGTCAAAACTTTTGGTTCTTGATAGGAATTCAGGTAAAACCCAGCACAAAATATTTAAAAATGTCAAGGATTACTTAAGTGAAGGAGATTGCCTTGTTTTAAACGATACAAGAGTTATCCCTGCGAGACTTTATGGTGAAAAGGAAGGTACCGGATCACCTATTGAGTTTGTTCTTTTGAAAAGAGTAAACGGTGATGTCTGGGAAGTTATATTAAAGCCGGGGCGAAAGGCACAGATCGACAGAAGGTTTAGCTTTGGCGGAGGTATCCTGAAGGCTGAGGTAATAGATATTGTTGAGCAGGGAAATAGGTTGGTCAGATTTGAATATGAGGGAATATTTGAGCATATATTAGACAAGATAGGTCTAATGCCACTGCCTCCTTATATAACAAGAAGGCTTGATGACAAAGAGCGGTATCAGACAGTGTATTCAAAGAATAAAGGTTCTGCAGCAGCTCCTACGGCAGGCTTGCATTTTACCAGGGAACTGCTGGAAGAACTTGTTGATATGGGTGTAAATATTGTTTATGTCACTCTCCATGTGGGGTTAGGAACCTTCAGGCCTGTAAAAGTGGAAAATATAACTGAACACTATATGCATTCCGAATTTTACACTATTAGCGATAATGCCTGTAATGTAATAAACAATGCCAGACTAAGTGGGAAAAAGGTAATAGCCGTTGGTACAACCAGTGTCAGAGTTTTAGAGACTGTTGGTGATGAAAAGGGTAGGGTGGCTCCAGGAAGCGGAAACACCAGTATTTTTATATACCCTGGGTATAGTTTCAAGGTGGTTGACAGTATAATAACAAATTTCCATCTTCCCGAATCTACTCTTATTATGCTTATAAGTGCCTTTGCCGGAAGAGAAAATGTATTGAATGCTTATAATGAGGCAATAAGAGAGAAGTACCGTTTTTTTAGCTTTGGCGATGCTATGATGATTTTATAA
- the tgt gene encoding tRNA guanosine(34) transglycosylase Tgt, which yields MSAVRYELIKKCGQTGARLGKVHTPHGSFDTPAFMPVGTQATVKGMSPDELMGINAQIILSNTYHLYMRPGEDIVKEAGGLHGFMNWKRPILTDSGGFQVFSLSDLRDIKEEGVTFKSHIDGSRHFITPEKAIEIQNDLGADIIMAFDECIPYPCEFDYAKNSLERTTRWAKRCKEAHKNTDKQALFGIVQGGIYKELREQSARELLELDFPGYAIGGLSVGEPAQDMYDMLDCTVPLLPEDKPRYLMGVGSPDYLIEGSLRGIDMFDCVLPTRIGRNGTVLTSGGKMIIRDAKYSRDFSPMDPECDCYACRNFSRAYIRHLLKAGEVLGIRLTTWHNLRFLLKLMENVRKAIMDDRLRDFRNEFFETFGYTKK from the coding sequence ATGTCAGCAGTTAGATACGAATTGATAAAAAAGTGCGGCCAGACAGGTGCACGGTTAGGAAAGGTACACACTCCCCATGGTTCATTTGATACTCCTGCGTTTATGCCTGTAGGAACTCAGGCAACGGTTAAGGGCATGTCACCTGATGAGCTTATGGGAATAAATGCACAGATAATACTAAGCAACACATATCATCTTTATATGAGACCCGGTGAGGATATTGTAAAGGAAGCAGGAGGACTTCACGGCTTCATGAACTGGAAGAGACCCATACTGACAGACAGTGGAGGGTTCCAGGTGTTCAGCTTAAGCGATCTGAGGGATATTAAGGAAGAAGGAGTCACTTTCAAGTCCCATATTGACGGTTCCAGGCACTTTATTACTCCTGAAAAAGCAATAGAGATACAAAATGACCTTGGGGCAGATATTATAATGGCTTTTGACGAATGTATACCCTATCCCTGTGAGTTTGACTATGCAAAAAACTCATTGGAAAGGACAACCAGATGGGCTAAACGATGTAAGGAAGCCCACAAAAATACCGATAAGCAGGCACTATTCGGAATAGTTCAAGGTGGAATTTATAAGGAATTAAGGGAGCAGAGTGCAAGAGAGCTTCTGGAGTTAGACTTTCCCGGCTATGCAATTGGCGGCTTAAGCGTCGGCGAGCCTGCACAGGACATGTATGACATGCTGGATTGTACAGTTCCGCTTCTTCCCGAAGATAAGCCAAGGTACCTGATGGGTGTTGGAAGCCCTGACTATCTTATAGAAGGATCCCTAAGGGGGATAGACATGTTTGACTGCGTTTTGCCCACAAGGATAGGAAGAAACGGTACAGTTCTTACATCGGGTGGCAAAATGATTATTAGGGATGCAAAATACTCCAGAGATTTTTCGCCAATGGACCCGGAATGTGATTGTTATGCCTGCAGGAACTTTTCAAGGGCATATATAAGACACCTTCTAAAAGCGGGAGAGGTGCTGGGAATAAGGCTTACGACCTGGCACAACCTGAGATTCCTTTTAAAGCTCATGGAAAATGTGAGAAAGGCAATTATGGATGACAGGCTGCGAGACTTCAGAAATGAGTTTTTTGAGACTTTTGGTTACACAAAAAAATAG
- the yajC gene encoding preprotein translocase subunit YajC yields MEAFSSLLMFVPVIAVFYFMIILPQKKRDKKIKEMLGALNVGDNIITIGGIAARIINIKDDEITIETGIKKTEIVILRWAVKEVVKPTEI; encoded by the coding sequence ATGGAAGCTTTTTCAAGTTTACTAATGTTTGTTCCTGTTATTGCGGTTTTTTACTTTATGATTATATTGCCGCAAAAGAAAAGGGACAAAAAGATCAAAGAAATGCTGGGAGCATTGAATGTAGGTGACAACATCATTACAATTGGAGGTATTGCCGCAAGGATAATAAACATCAAGGATGATGAAATTACCATCGAAACAGGTATCAAGAAAACAGAAATAGTGATTTTGAGATGGGCCGTTAAGGAAGTTGTTAAACCAACTGAAATCTAA
- a CDS encoding TIGR04086 family membrane protein — protein sequence MSRISRQNIRETLNEHMTLVSIIKGIVISFLITIPFFAAFSLALTYTDFPEKYVSTSVIITTVISIIVAGSTATSKINKKGWINGAIVGTIYMLVLYILSSISFRDFSITRQTVTMIAIGILSGSIGGIIGVNLKYNRSRKRAKA from the coding sequence ATGTCAAGGATTAGCAGGCAAAATATAAGGGAAACCTTAAACGAGCACATGACTTTAGTGTCAATAATTAAAGGTATTGTAATTTCATTTCTTATAACAATACCTTTTTTTGCTGCCTTCTCATTAGCACTGACTTACACAGATTTTCCGGAAAAGTATGTCTCAACATCAGTAATAATAACTACAGTAATAAGCATAATAGTTGCCGGCTCCACCGCAACAAGTAAAATTAATAAAAAGGGATGGATTAATGGAGCGATAGTAGGGACTATTTATATGCTTGTACTTTATATTCTTAGCAGTATTTCATTTAGGGACTTTTCAATTACAAGGCAGACGGTAACCATGATTGCAATAGGCATACTTTCAGGCTCAATAGGCGGAATAATCGGAGTTAATTTAAAGTACAACAGAAGCAGAAAAAGGGCAAAGGCATAA
- the loaP gene encoding antiterminator LoaP: protein MYWYVLFVLTGQEQKVKQILGKQLNGNLFQPFVPLHEQIFRSLGTVNKELKPLFPGYVFIESEVSVQEFINSISTIIYNSNDIVRVLKYCDKEIAIRESEKRMLLNLCNENYCVELSSGIIKGDRIYVTSGPLKGYESIIKKINRHKRLAWIEVEFLGHIKQVSVPLEIVERSHI, encoded by the coding sequence ATGTATTGGTATGTACTTTTTGTACTAACAGGTCAGGAACAAAAGGTAAAACAAATTTTAGGAAAACAGCTAAATGGCAATTTATTTCAGCCATTCGTGCCACTACATGAGCAAATATTCAGGTCTTTAGGAACAGTAAATAAAGAATTGAAGCCATTGTTTCCAGGATATGTGTTTATTGAATCTGAAGTATCTGTACAGGAGTTCATAAACAGTATAAGCACTATAATTTATAATTCAAATGATATTGTTCGAGTATTAAAATACTGTGATAAAGAAATTGCGATTAGGGAATCTGAAAAGCGGATGCTTCTTAACCTATGTAACGAAAACTATTGTGTTGAGTTATCTAGTGGCATTATCAAAGGCGATAGAATATATGTAACAAGTGGACCTCTCAAAGGGTATGAGAGTATCATTAAAAAAATCAATAGGCATAAAAGGCTGGCATGGATCGAAGTAGAGTTTTTAGGCCATATTAAGCAGGTTAGTGTACCTTTAGAAATTGTGGAGAGGTCGCATATATAA
- a CDS encoding DegT/DnrJ/EryC1/StrS family aminotransferase has protein sequence MEIAPLKIAFSEEERKWILDRINESLKRGEISQGRNVQELEEKFAAYTRVKHAIAVNSGTSAIEIAMRILGVVGKEVLVPTNTFMATATGVLFAGGKVHLVDSDPKTLSISLKELKNRVTKDTAGVIIVHIGGIITPEINEIKKWCAEQGIWLFEDAAHAHGSAFNNCFAGGFGIAGSYSFFATKIITSGEGGIIVTNDDNLAEKARLYRNHGKPNAWVTNNTLLGSNWRMSDITAAIALAQLERLDEIITAREKLANKYNDLMKELLPDLKIVLPSSRSSWYKYIVLLPKGVSRDAVKQAIKDRGIGLQGEVYGIPLHKQPVAKEAGFEGNFPNADDVCERHICLPIYPSLTLDQVEKVVRTLASVLNETKT, from the coding sequence ATGGAAATAGCACCGTTGAAAATAGCTTTTAGTGAAGAAGAAAGAAAGTGGATATTAGATAGAATAAATGAATCCTTAAAAAGAGGAGAAATAAGCCAAGGACGTAATGTTCAGGAACTTGAAGAGAAGTTTGCTGCATATACGAGGGTTAAGCATGCAATCGCTGTTAACTCCGGTACAAGTGCTATTGAAATTGCCATGAGAATACTGGGGGTAGTTGGTAAGGAAGTTCTGGTTCCTACAAATACATTTATGGCTACAGCTACAGGTGTGTTGTTCGCAGGTGGTAAAGTGCACCTTGTAGATTCTGACCCAAAGACATTATCTATAAGCTTGAAAGAATTGAAAAATAGAGTTACTAAAGATACGGCAGGGGTTATTATAGTCCACATCGGAGGGATCATAACCCCTGAAATTAATGAAATTAAAAAATGGTGTGCTGAGCAGGGGATTTGGCTTTTTGAGGATGCTGCTCATGCTCATGGAAGTGCTTTTAATAATTGCTTTGCAGGCGGATTTGGAATTGCAGGAAGTTACTCTTTCTTCGCGACCAAGATCATTACTAGCGGTGAAGGCGGAATTATTGTTACGAATGATGATAATCTAGCTGAAAAAGCACGGTTATATAGGAATCATGGAAAACCTAATGCCTGGGTAACGAATAATACTCTCCTTGGTTCAAATTGGAGAATGAGTGATATCACCGCTGCTATTGCTTTAGCACAGCTTGAACGGTTAGATGAAATTATTACTGCAAGAGAAAAATTGGCAAATAAGTATAACGATCTCATGAAGGAATTGCTTCCTGATTTGAAGATAGTACTTCCTTCAAGCAGGAGTAGTTGGTACAAGTATATAGTACTATTGCCCAAGGGGGTAAGCCGTGATGCTGTGAAACAAGCGATAAAAGATAGAGGCATTGGATTACAAGGAGAGGTATATGGAATCCCTTTGCATAAGCAGCCTGTGGCAAAAGAGGCTGGTTTTGAGGGCAATTTTCCTAACGCAGATGATGTCTGTGAGCGTCATATTTGCTTACCGATTTATCCTAGTTTAACGCTGGATCAAGTAGAGAAAGTCGTAAGAACTCTAGCTTCTGTATTAAATGAAACAAAAACCTAA
- a CDS encoding ABC-2 family transporter protein, which translates to MPAEALVNQVSIPEIALGCLFAVLLFLAATLFFKTSIKKYSSASS; encoded by the coding sequence ATTCCTGCGGAGGCATTGGTAAACCAGGTGAGCATACCAGAGATTGCTTTGGGATGCTTGTTTGCAGTGCTGCTGTTTTTAGCAGCAACTTTGTTTTTTAAAACGAGTATCAAAAAATATTCCAGTGCGTCAAGTTAA
- a CDS encoding class I adenylate-forming enzyme family protein, which produces MYKKESLYEIFEEICRQMPAKLALVLSEEEVSYEALLNRVITWTNNFISIGVKPGDRVLLVTDHRYDFIAIWFSLWKMKCIPVPLEPTVSSSELECAILSSKAHWVCSENSEHVQALSIDSRRHSFDIHPEWIIAKMNLKETLEHMPDNAFYVYTSGTTGTPKCVIYDHDASMATVDSLFDAYIMTEKDVVLTPLTPTLPATMFTVILPTLTKGATLVMPDEPIPGLILKLLTRTRATVFFAVPYFYNLLIDAIKVREFSDWENLRLCLSTSAFLTKQTFDEFYELSHIPIRSIFCTSEAMYCTFNSSDDPEKLCRSVGKPQKGVKIKVIDAEDKQLLPLQEGQIIVSGTHLSKGYFNRPELEEKVYRNGWVYTGDMGYFDEEGNLYITGRLSETINVGGYLVNPQEVEGILLSFPGVAEALITAENDPMVGESIIGKIVIKNGQYVHIEDLIQHCKKVLFHYKVPSRIDVVEELPKSRYGKIRRLVEEII; this is translated from the coding sequence ATGTACAAGAAGGAATCTTTATATGAGATATTTGAAGAAATTTGTAGACAAATGCCTGCAAAGCTAGCATTAGTTTTGTCTGAGGAAGAAGTGAGCTATGAGGCTTTACTAAATAGAGTAATTACTTGGACTAATAACTTTATATCCATAGGGGTGAAACCTGGGGATAGGGTACTTTTGGTAACGGATCACCGATATGATTTTATTGCTATCTGGTTTTCTTTGTGGAAGATGAAATGCATTCCGGTACCTTTAGAACCTACAGTGAGTTCTTCCGAACTTGAGTGTGCCATACTTTCGTCAAAAGCCCACTGGGTATGCAGTGAAAATAGTGAGCATGTGCAAGCACTTTCTATTGATTCTAGAAGGCATAGCTTTGATATTCATCCAGAATGGATTATCGCAAAGATGAATCTGAAAGAAACCCTTGAGCACATGCCAGACAATGCCTTTTATGTTTACACATCAGGGACAACAGGCACGCCGAAGTGTGTTATCTATGATCATGACGCATCTATGGCCACCGTAGACTCACTATTTGATGCGTATATAATGACAGAGAAGGATGTTGTACTAACACCTCTAACCCCTACACTCCCAGCAACAATGTTTACTGTTATTCTTCCAACCCTAACGAAGGGAGCCACCCTTGTGATGCCTGACGAGCCTATTCCTGGGCTTATACTAAAATTGCTGACAAGGACAAGGGCAACCGTATTTTTTGCGGTACCCTACTTTTACAATTTGTTGATTGATGCAATTAAAGTAAGGGAGTTCTCAGATTGGGAAAATTTAAGGCTATGTCTTTCCACTTCTGCGTTTCTAACCAAGCAAACGTTTGATGAATTTTATGAATTATCTCATATTCCAATTAGGTCTATATTCTGCACATCCGAAGCGATGTACTGTACCTTTAATTCATCTGATGACCCTGAAAAACTTTGTAGATCTGTTGGGAAACCTCAAAAAGGAGTTAAGATCAAGGTAATTGATGCAGAAGACAAACAACTATTGCCTTTACAGGAAGGGCAGATTATTGTTTCAGGTACCCATCTCTCAAAGGGATACTTTAATCGACCAGAGCTCGAAGAAAAGGTTTATCGCAATGGATGGGTGTATACCGGAGACATGGGGTATTTTGACGAGGAAGGGAATTTATATATAACAGGCAGACTATCTGAAACGATTAACGTAGGAGGATATTTGGTAAATCCACAGGAAGTGGAAGGCATCCTTCTCTCGTTTCCAGGAGTTGCCGAAGCCCTGATCACTGCAGAAAATGACCCAATGGTAGGGGAATCAATTATAGGAAAAATTGTTATAAAAAATGGTCAGTATGTACATATCGAGGATTTAATACAGCACTGTAAGAAAGTACTTTTTCATTACAAGGTGCCCAGCAGGATTGATGTTGTAGAAGAGCTTCCCAAAAGCCGTTATGGCAAAATCCGTAGGCTGGTTGAGGAAATAATCTGA
- a CDS encoding B12-binding domain-containing radical SAM protein — protein sequence MYKWGSLGIQYIASSLRYEGHCVHVSVYEGKPVDQVAKSILLQKPDVVGIPIFRETWDTMFDLTRRLKEKSPQLKIFTGGHTASLYAGKVLETNPYIDIVVCGEGEMTVVELCNRIQEGSSLEGCKGIFYRENGCIFRNDSRGLVEDLDSLPFPVMDVMKDMTAEDQPYIFVTISSSRGCLGNCEFCVEHRVSRVRGYPQWRGRSPENVVDEIINIKNSFHGKRLIVNFIDGAFEDPEPQNKERVRKMMDLIEQHGIKMAFSFLTRAESWSERDEELIARMKNLGLYCISIGLESGSHNSLKIFGKRATIEDNIRACNLFKSKGISVYGFLIMFHPYAALMDLRETARFLKEEGMTHRPEVWPHAVYVYPDTRLFQRITQDGLLLGTDEDGYAYSYAFKDGRVGKLCKIMERIKNLSSFIAFQLLLDKVSQEFELYEVWKNLYEEFKDIQPLVEGYQSEFRSIINEVGNHQYDLFIALIEAAEDNRLEEVEKSIIDDWEQILLKQKELLEKKWFQNRMQLARRKIRIV from the coding sequence TTGTATAAATGGGGATCTTTGGGGATACAATATATCGCTTCATCACTAAGGTATGAAGGGCATTGTGTTCATGTATCAGTATATGAGGGAAAACCAGTAGATCAGGTTGCTAAAAGCATATTACTGCAAAAACCGGATGTAGTGGGAATTCCGATTTTCAGGGAAACTTGGGATACAATGTTTGACTTAACCAGGAGACTGAAAGAAAAAAGTCCCCAGTTAAAAATATTTACTGGTGGGCATACCGCATCTTTATATGCTGGAAAAGTATTGGAAACCAATCCCTATATAGATATCGTAGTTTGCGGAGAAGGCGAAATGACCGTAGTGGAGCTTTGTAACAGAATTCAGGAAGGTAGCAGTCTTGAAGGTTGTAAAGGGATATTCTACAGGGAAAACGGCTGCATCTTTAGAAATGATTCAAGAGGATTGGTTGAAGACCTCGACAGCTTGCCTTTTCCAGTGATGGACGTTATGAAGGATATGACGGCTGAAGATCAGCCATATATATTTGTTACTATTTCTTCTTCTAGGGGATGCTTGGGAAACTGTGAGTTTTGTGTTGAACATAGAGTTAGTAGAGTTCGGGGGTACCCCCAATGGAGAGGAAGATCACCTGAGAATGTAGTGGATGAAATTATTAATATTAAAAATTCTTTTCATGGAAAGCGGCTGATTGTTAATTTTATAGACGGAGCTTTTGAAGACCCAGAACCTCAGAATAAAGAGCGAGTACGAAAAATGATGGATTTGATAGAGCAGCACGGTATAAAAATGGCCTTTTCCTTTTTGACCAGGGCAGAGTCATGGTCAGAAAGGGACGAAGAGCTTATTGCAAGAATGAAAAACTTGGGGCTGTATTGTATATCTATCGGTCTTGAAAGCGGCTCGCACAATTCCCTAAAGATTTTTGGTAAGCGTGCAACCATTGAAGACAACATACGAGCCTGCAATCTTTTTAAAAGCAAGGGAATTTCTGTGTATGGCTTTTTGATCATGTTCCATCCCTATGCAGCATTGATGGATTTAAGAGAGACTGCCAGGTTTTTAAAGGAAGAAGGAATGACCCATCGTCCTGAAGTATGGCCTCATGCGGTTTATGTCTACCCCGATACACGATTGTTTCAAAGAATTACACAAGATGGTCTACTACTTGGGACGGATGAAGATGGATATGCTTATTCCTACGCATTTAAAGATGGACGTGTTGGAAAGCTGTGTAAAATAATGGAGAGGATAAAAAACTTAAGCAGTTTTATTGCTTTTCAGCTTCTCTTGGATAAAGTCTCTCAGGAATTTGAATTATATGAGGTCTGGAAAAACTTATACGAAGAATTTAAAGACATTCAGCCATTGGTAGAGGGGTATCAGTCTGAATTTAGAAGCATCATCAATGAGGTAGGAAATCATCAATATGACTTATTTATTGCTTTAATTGAAGCGGCAGAGGACAATCGTCTGGAAGAGGTAGAAAAGAGTATCATTGATGATTGGGAGCAGATACTTTTAAAACAAAAGGAATTATTGGAAAAGAAGTGGTTTCAAAACCGTATGCAATTGGCAAGAAGGAAAATCCGAATAGTCTAA